The Polyangiaceae bacterium genome includes a region encoding these proteins:
- a CDS encoding PQQ-like beta-propeller repeat protein, with protein MSKSARSALLASLCSAALFWFASARAERIDPTFPVRRVVGAPAGAQPMARVDAARTGRARHSLPAAPRVLWRARVTSGLDLPLAVDGRGHVVAASPMSLLVELDAQGKLVWSSKTGNAVPVQGPIITTNGTRVVLTSSGELWGVGPSGTLRLRRTLPTGSVRGAAPPLATRDGGLVLAVTGLLLRLDASGDVLARAKQADAPISLLEHGSGTLIVTEKGDVLEWRPPGEPTKLGSFGGRVDEGAALSSPNHVTAIVDHERLVDFKLSAKTRHIRLDSTDHLQGPPAILANGETRVASFSGLLLGHDRTGIETARAALEPSGGAGLPSVPGLFLPPPLIVDDRGRVAYVRPGLDAGVVLETGEQKLAAGAACGDPGSLAPAGKHRFVVACRSGLILMLGQ; from the coding sequence GTGTCGAAGTCAGCCCGTAGCGCCCTCCTGGCGTCGCTCTGCTCTGCGGCCCTGTTCTGGTTCGCGAGCGCGCGAGCCGAGCGCATCGACCCGACCTTCCCGGTGCGCCGCGTGGTCGGGGCGCCGGCGGGCGCGCAGCCGATGGCCCGGGTGGACGCCGCACGCACCGGCAGAGCCCGGCACAGCCTGCCCGCCGCTCCCCGCGTGCTCTGGCGCGCGCGCGTCACCAGTGGGCTCGATCTGCCTCTCGCGGTGGACGGCCGCGGCCACGTGGTCGCCGCGAGCCCCATGTCGCTCCTGGTGGAGCTCGACGCACAGGGCAAGCTGGTGTGGAGCTCGAAGACTGGCAATGCTGTGCCCGTCCAGGGACCGATCATCACTACCAACGGCACGCGCGTGGTGCTGACCTCGAGCGGCGAGCTGTGGGGCGTGGGTCCGAGCGGCACGCTGCGCTTGCGCCGCACGCTGCCGACCGGCAGCGTCCGCGGCGCCGCGCCACCCCTCGCCACGCGCGATGGCGGCCTGGTGCTGGCGGTCACCGGACTGCTCTTGCGCCTGGACGCGAGCGGCGACGTGTTGGCGCGGGCCAAGCAAGCGGACGCGCCGATCTCGTTGCTCGAGCACGGCTCGGGCACGCTGATCGTGACTGAGAAGGGCGACGTGCTCGAATGGCGACCGCCGGGAGAGCCGACCAAGCTCGGGAGCTTTGGCGGACGCGTGGACGAGGGAGCAGCGCTGTCGAGCCCGAACCACGTCACCGCCATCGTCGATCACGAACGCCTGGTGGACTTCAAGCTCTCGGCGAAGACTCGCCACATCCGGCTCGACTCGACCGACCACCTGCAAGGGCCACCGGCCATCCTGGCGAATGGCGAGACGCGCGTCGCCTCCTTCTCCGGGCTGCTCCTCGGCCACGACCGCACGGGCATCGAGACGGCGCGGGCGGCCCTCGAGCCGAGCGGCGGAGCGGGGTTGCCCAGCGTGCCGGGCCTCTTCCTACCGCCGCCGTTGATCGTGGACGACAGAGGTCGGGTTGCCTACGTGCGCCCTGGGCTCGACGCCGGGGTGGTGCTCGAGACCGGGGAGCAGAAGCTCGCGGCCGGCGCCGCCTGCGGCGACCCAGGCTCGCTGGCGCCCGCCGGCAAGCACCGCTTCGTGGTCGCCTGCCGCTCCGGGTTGATCCTGATGCTCGGTCAGTGA